AATTTCAGCAGTAGATTTGTTGGAAAAAGAAATCGTTGGCAGTACCACAACTTCTGATGTTGAAATACAGCCAACTGGAAATGTGGAGGAAGGTATAAATGAAGTATATGAGGATTCTCCTGTTGACATTACCTATACTCCTGATAACACTACAGCAGCATTATCAGAAAATCAAACTACTGACGTTATATCATCTCCTGATATAGTCATAAAATACACTGGGAATGGGGAACAAGGTCGAGATGACAAACCAAGTTCAGTGGAGAAGGAGCCTGGGGTGGAGAATTGTATTACTGCACCTGGACTGTTGGGAAAGGAAACTGTTGACGTTACCTCTGTACCTGATGTTGACCTACTGGAATACACTGACTACGAGGAACAAGGTCTAGATGAGGTTATTGACAAACCAAGTTCCGTGGAGAAGAGGCATGAGGAGGAGAGTTCTATTACTGCGCAAGAATTTTTGGAAAAGGGAACTGCTGATGTTACCTCTGCACCTGATGTTGACCTGGAATACGCTGGCAATGTGGAACAGGGTCTAGGTGAGGTTATTGACGAACCAAGTTCACCGGAGAAGAGGCCTGAGGTGGAGAGTTCTATTATTGCGCAAGAACTTTTGGAAAGGGAAATTACTGATGTTACCTATGTGCCTGATGTTGACCTAGAATACAGTAGCAATTTGGAACAAGGTCTAGACGAGGTTCTTGATGAACCAAGTTCAGTGGAGAAGATGCCTGAGGTGGATAACTCTATCACTGCACAAGAGATTTTGGAAAAGGAAACTGCTGACCTTACCTCTGCGCCTGATGTTGACCTGGAATACACTGGCAATGTGGGACAAGGTCTAGATGAGGTTCTTGACGAACCAAGTTCAGCGGAAAAGAGGCCTGAGGTGGAGAATCGTATTAGTGCACAAGAACTTTTGGAAAATGAAACTGCTGAGGTTACCTTTGTGCCTGATATTGACATAGAATACACTGGAAAGGTGGAACAAGGTCTAGATGAGGTTATTGACGAAACAAGATCGGTGGAGAAGAGGTCTGAGGTGGAGAATCATATTAGTGCACAGCAATATTTGGAAAATGAAACTTCTGATGCTACCTCTGTGCCTGATACTGACATTGAATACACTGCCGATTTGGAACAAGGACTAGATGAGGTTCTTGAGGAATCAAGTTCAGCAGAGAGGAGGCCTGAAGTGGAGAATCATATTACTGCACAAGAACCTTTGGGAAAAGAAACTGCGGATGCAACCACATTGGCAGAGACCGACCCAGTGATCTCTATGCTTGACACTGACGATGTTCAGGGAGGAATGGAGACTGCTGTCACACCATATGTGGTTCCTATTTCTGAACTCGAGAATGTAGAGACTGCAATCCATGATGAAACCATTGGTGATGAAAAAGAAAGTTGTGATGATACTTTGGTGTCTCCACCCTCTCAATCAGAACCAGCTATGAATTTGTACAAAGTGACCGAGGCACCAAATGCACAAGCAGAGGTGCAAAATTCAGCCGCTGAAGAGAGTATTGAAGCTCACTTGAATGATATCATGGCCATTGAGATGCAAAATGTACTCAACAATAGCAATGAAAGTGACATGCATGGAGCTGAGAATGAGTCCTCTACTACTGGACCATCTATGACTTGGGTCGTAGGCTCTGATGAGACGGTTTCTGGTTCTGGGAATGGGATGCCGAATGAGACTGTTGGATATGTAAGTGAAAAGGACGCTGTCCAGTTACTGACAGTGTCTCCTCAGTTGGAAGCTGACCCAATGCTTGAAGAGGAAACTGGTACTGAAACTGTGGAAGAACTGCAGGAAAATGAGGAATCTAAGAACCGAACAACAGTAAGTTGAATCAGTAATCTATGCACAagtgataaaataattattaatttcataTATGTTTGAATATACCTGACAATGCACATAATAAATAACTCACCATGATAAGTAATGTTACTGCTACCTATTCTTGCTAAGAATCGTTAGGTTGCATTCTTTATTTCTTGAAATGCATAATTTTCCGTTGTCAAAATTGAAAGTTGAGTGAtttaaaatccatttaatgTGAAATTATTACAATAAATCTCAAGTGATTTTGTTAGTATGGAGTAGAAATATTTGGATCTAAATTCATTCATCTCGAAAAGGCCCTAGTCCTTATTGAAttgaattatgtttttttaagaTTGACATATAGTTCATGTAGATTGGTATTTTATGGCTTTTGGGAGGATCCTTTATACGTTTCTGCAAATAACCTTATCGTGTTTGACCGGTGAATGGATAGCTTTTCATCTATCCATAACTGAACCATGAATTTCCCAAAATCTACCTCCttctctaattttattttcagtttagaTGTAAGCTATCTATACTTCACCACCTTCACAAGCAAAAAGAGTATGTGAGTGCCCTGGACCAAGGTTCTTAGTTTTGGACCGAAGACACTCAAACTGGTGAAATGTTCCACATCCCTGATGACATTCCAAGTTAACTAATTAGATGTATTTGCCCCTACGATATTCACCATTGCATGCCAAATTACAAAGAAAGAAAACctcaaaagaaagaaaggcTAGCATAAGTTACATTTTATGCCGGTATGCTATAACCATCTGAAGTTATGTATCCTCATCACATTGTTCTCTTCACTGGTTTTCTCCTTTTAACTTATAATGTTCATAATCACAACTTCAaagactatatatatatgtaaaaaaGTTAGTCCACTCTCCTGGAGCACCAATGTGCACTGTATCAATAGGACTGAGTATTGGATAATGGATATATTCTTTACCCTCTCAAATTTCCAAGAAGAATTTAAGTTTGAAATATATGCATTTTGTCAACTTGCGTCAAGACTGAATGATGACTATTTGCAGGGTGGTGATCTTGCAGGAGCGTCAGTACATGAAGTGACGGCTCCTGAATCTACTCTAACAAGGTTTATCACTGACACCAAAAAATTTTTTGCCTCTATGTGCAGGCAGTGATCGTTTTCTATGCAACTTGTTTCTAAGTTAGTGAAGTGCCTACAGGCAGTACAAAATGTCAGCTTCTCAAGTATACAAGATAAATGCTAAAACTGTTTTCTTTGGTTGAGTGATTGAAATAATCAGATGTATATTTTCTTGATTATATTGGTGATGAGTCAGAAGACCTTTGCTTATGGTTCTCTATAAGGATGTATCTTTCCTTGAACTATAGCTCTCAGTCTTCCTTTTGTAATCTCTGACATACTATATCTGACTTTTTAGGTTTAAACAATTAATCACTTGTTTTGCTGTGTGCTTCCCTCGTTTGTTGAATCATACCACTACTTTTGAAGAAGAATGATATGAGATGCCAGTAATTCAATACTCCTATATTAATTCAAAATGTGATATGCTATGCTTTTCGTCCTAGTGGCATCAAGCAAGATATGCACAATCTAATGCAATGTTGTTAACAGCCAGGAGATATTAGTAACAGACTTCGTTCTATCTTCTGGAGCTGCAGTATTGCCACATCCTTCTAAGGTATCTCATAACTATTGTTCTTTAAGGTATCTCATAACTAGAATTCTCTATGTTTCAGCAACTCTAGACTGGGA
This sequence is a window from Salvia splendens isolate huo1 chromosome 5, SspV2, whole genome shotgun sequence. Protein-coding genes within it:
- the LOC121805720 gene encoding uncharacterized protein LOC121805720 isoform X2 produces the protein MADLSCSFLPLFLPPKRLHSHYSRISRIKSHPPHLPLLFKPSPFAASASDTDVIISTHKHSDGSFLFRFGDPSEVVKNVETEEAKTLKEEIEGDDTNGSSMVEVMEGGNESKAAVSGSTEVSDRADSVVSSSNTLIAVEGESEIPIETELPVLTSNQEIVGISTPALDVEQIGVNEEYKDLSLVEASIPDESFQIENTTVEVSGEESLKETSTRGVEECLKEEDVDSPADAAILNQSSEVLDDITTLGLLEKESDDISSADIDEDKTGKVEESLDGDYEDSPVDASVIGKSSELGSEISAVDLLEKEIVGSTTTSDVEIQPTGNVEEGINEVYEDSPVDITYTPDNTTAALSENQTTDVISSPDIVIKYTGNGEQGRDDKPSSVEKEPGVENCITAPGLLGKETVDVTSVPDVDLLEYTDYEEQGLDEVIDKPSSVEKRHEEESSITAQEFLEKGTADVTSAPDVDLEYAGNVEQGLGEVIDEPSSPEKRPEVESSIIAQELLEREITDVTYVPDVDLEYSSNLEQGLDEVLDEPSSVEKMPEVDNSITAQEILEKETADLTSAPDVDLEYTGNVGQGLDEVLDEPSSAEKRPEVENRISAQELLENETAEVTFVPDIDIEYTGKVEQGLDEVIDETRSVEKRSEVENHISAQQYLENETSDATSVPDTDIEYTADLEQGLDEVLEESSSAERRPEVENHITAQEPLGKETADATTLAETDPVISMLDTDDVQGGMETAVTPYVVPISELENVETAIHDETIGDEKESCDDTLVSPPSQSEPAMNLYKVTEAPNAQAEVQNSAAEESIEAHLNDIMAIEMQNVLNNSNESDMHGAENESSTTGPSMTWVVGSDETVSGSGNGMPNETVGYVSEKDAVQLLTVSPQLEADPMLEEETGTETVEELQENEESKNRTTGGDLAGASVHEVTAPESTLTSQEILVTDFVLSSGAAVLPHPSKVERMHILLLT
- the LOC121805720 gene encoding probable protein phosphatase 2C 62 isoform X1, which encodes MADLSCSFLPLFLPPKRLHSHYSRISRIKSHPPHLPLLFKPSPFAASASDTDVIISTHKHSDGSFLFRFGDPSEVVKNVETEEAKTLKEEIEGDDTNGSSMVEVMEGGNESKAAVSGSTEVSDRADSVVSSSNTLIAVEGESEIPIETELPVLTSNQEIVGISTPALDVEQIGVNEEYKDLSLVEASIPDESFQIENTTVEVSGEESLKETSTRGVEECLKEEDVDSPADAAILNQSSEVLDDITTLGLLEKESDDISSADIDEDKTGKVEESLDGDYEDSPVDASVIGKSSELGSEISAVDLLEKEIVGSTTTSDVEIQPTGNVEEGINEVYEDSPVDITYTPDNTTAALSENQTTDVISSPDIVIKYTGNGEQGRDDKPSSVEKEPGVENCITAPGLLGKETVDVTSVPDVDLLEYTDYEEQGLDEVIDKPSSVEKRHEEESSITAQEFLEKGTADVTSAPDVDLEYAGNVEQGLGEVIDEPSSPEKRPEVESSIIAQELLEREITDVTYVPDVDLEYSSNLEQGLDEVLDEPSSVEKMPEVDNSITAQEILEKETADLTSAPDVDLEYTGNVGQGLDEVLDEPSSAEKRPEVENRISAQELLENETAEVTFVPDIDIEYTGKVEQGLDEVIDETRSVEKRSEVENHISAQQYLENETSDATSVPDTDIEYTADLEQGLDEVLEESSSAERRPEVENHITAQEPLGKETADATTLAETDPVISMLDTDDVQGGMETAVTPYVVPISELENVETAIHDETIGDEKESCDDTLVSPPSQSEPAMNLYKVTEAPNAQAEVQNSAAEESIEAHLNDIMAIEMQNVLNNSNESDMHGAENESSTTGPSMTWVVGSDETVSGSGNGMPNETVGYVSEKDAVQLLTVSPQLEADPMLEEETGTETVEELQENEESKNRTTGGDLAGASVHEVTAPESTLTSQEILVTDFVLSSGAAVLPHPSKVLTGGEDAYFIADVTWLGVADGVSQWSLEGTIPGVYAHELIKNCEKLITECSGDSINNPIELLNLSVAQTHYPGSSTVLIAQFDGQALHVANVGDTGFIILRHGAVYKRSSPMQHVFSLPVQIERGDDPSSLAQLYKVDVEEEDIIVTATDGLLDNLYDQEILLIATKSLADGKTPKEIAELLAKKAQEVSSSAYARSPFADEAQAAGFPGYSGGKLDDVAVIVSVVQRR